CCGGAGAAGAGGCGCCGCCGTATTGCCGCCCCATGATCAGCAACGTGCTCGAAGGTGCGGCGTCGTTTGAGCAGATTTCTCTCCGTCAGCCGGATTTCTACCGCTCCTATTCGATTGATGCGGTTGTCGGGGAGCGCGTAGAGACCGTTGATCTTGCGGCATGGCAGGTGATCACCGGCGGCGGAAGGAAGTTCCCGTACGACCGCCTGCTGATTGCCGCCGGCGCCGACCCCGCCCGAGCCAAGTGTCCCGGCGCGGATTTGGAGAACGTTTTCTACCTGAGGACCGAGCGGGACACACGCAACATCCTTTCCGCCCTGCCAAGGGTAAAAAGAGCGGTTGTGCTTGGGGGAGGGCTGGTGGGCCTGAAGGCCGCACACAGCCTGTTGCGGCGGGGAATTAGCGTGACAATGCTCATCGGGTCAAAACATCCGCTGTCGATGCAGGTTGATGATTTCGCGGGGAAATTGGTGCTTGATGAGCTGAGCCGTCACGGTATTGACGTGAGGACTCGTTCGGAAGCGGCGGCATTCGAAGGCGAGAAAGCTGTGCAGAGGGTGCGCCAGACGGATGGCTCAGTCCTGGCGTGCGACATGGTGATAATTGGAAAGGGAGTGAGACCCGCGGTTTCTGCTCTGCCGCGCGAGCAGATCGAGGTTGGCACGGGTGTCTGTGTGAACGACTATATGGAAACAAGCGCGGCGGGGGTGTTTGCGGCGGGCGACGTGGCGGAATCTATGGATATTGCGCGGCGCCGCCGCCGCGTGAACGCGCTCTGGCCGGTCGCAGTGGAGCAGGGACAGATTGCGGGAATGAATATGGCGGGCAGGCGCGTGCGGTATCGCGGGAGCCTGAGCCGTAATATCATTCGCGTGTTCGATCTGGACGTGCTGACTGCCGGTTTGACGGCGCCGCCGGCGGAGGACGGCTGCGATATTCTGAGCCGGTTTGACGCGCGGAGGAGACTATACCGCAGGCTCGTATTCCGAGAGGATCGGCTTGTTGG
This Candidatus Abyssobacteria bacterium SURF_5 DNA region includes the following protein-coding sequences:
- a CDS encoding NAD(P)/FAD-dependent oxidoreductase; amino-acid sequence: MRYVIIGNGAAGVHAAESIRRLDSAGSIKIIAGEEAPPYCRPMISNVLEGAASFEQISLRQPDFYRSYSIDAVVGERVETVDLAAWQVITGGGRKFPYDRLLIAAGADPARAKCPGADLENVFYLRTERDTRNILSALPRVKRAVVLGGGLVGLKAAHSLLRRGISVTMLIGSKHPLSMQVDDFAGKLVLDELSRHGIDVRTRSEAAAFEGEKAVQRVRQTDGSVLACDMVIIGKGVRPAVSALPREQIEVGTGVCVNDYMETSAAGVFAAGDVAESMDIARRRRRVNALWPVAVEQGQIAGMNMAGRRVRYRGSLSRNIIRVFDLDVLTAGLTAPPAEDGCDILSRFDARRRLYRRLVFREDRLVGFVMLNSVEQGGLLMSLIHQEIPVRIPREKLLENSFNYSRVAPMYGGRS